The Castanea sativa cultivar Marrone di Chiusa Pesio chromosome 11, ASM4071231v1 genome contains a region encoding:
- the LOC142614617 gene encoding putative receptor-like protein kinase At3g47110: MGLSQWISSPPSSSFLMHAFILLWWCGLLVTSVVGGNNETDRLALLEFKAKIIDDPLQVLSSWNDSIHFCQWRGVTCGRRHQRVIVLDLRTSKLVGSISPHVGNLSFLKNLTLSNNSFHDEIPSEIDRLRRLQNLRLYNNTLSGKIPRNLSHCANLRKIHLAHNLLDGEIPTTFGTLSKLQIVSFEKNNLTGSIPPFFGNLSSLEVFTTTYNNLGGSIPTSFGQLSKLTFFGVAANRLSGRIPPSIFNLSLLHTFDVGVNQIQGHLPSDIGITLPNIEIFSIHSNQFTGTIPLSISNASNLNKLGLSYNKLRGRVPSLEKLNRVSFFLMAFNELGNGGANDLSFLCSLTNSTYLTDLEISYNNFGGELPKCIANFSTTLNFLSLNNNNISGNIPTRIENLANLELLSMGDNKLSGHIPFEIGKLHKLQYLDLSANNFFGNIPSSIGNSTTLITLFLEDNNLQGSIPLSLGKCENVIHLNLAKNKLNGTIPYQVIGLSFSPIFLDLSANKFTGVLPTEVGNFKNLECLDISENMFGKIPTSLGSCVKLEFLAMRSNFFQGVIPSSLESLRGLQVLDLSKNNFSGNIPKFLESFIFLELLNLSYNNFEGEVPTNGVFKNISATVIKGNSKLCGGMPKYDLPICKYNKPKKRKLTLSLKLIISIVSGLLGVTLVMLFLLLHTLKRKRRESILNNSGNLILNVSYQSLLKATDAFSTTNLIGVGSFGSVYRGILDNDRCKVAVKVFNLLHHGATKSFIAECEALRNIRHRNLVKVLTTCSSVDYQGQDFKALVYEFMTNGNLDEWLHPISRTNEVPEKQKNLNLLQRLNIAIDVANALEYLHHHCHTPIVHCDLKPSNVLLDDEMIGHVGDFGLARFLYEATQEHFTNQSSSFGFRGTIGYAPPEYGIGNEVSINGDVYSYGILLLEMFTGKRPTDNIFKNNLNLHNFVRGSLPEQVINIVDPIILWKREDMETRTNDTHIQNQIGSPKILECLILIFGIGVSCSMESPRERMNISDVVAQLHLIREKLLKTRRC, encoded by the exons ATGGGGCTTTCCCAATGGATTTCATCTCCGCCATCCTCTTCTTTTCTCATGCATGCTTTTATCCTTCTCTGGTGGTGTGGCTTGTTAGTCACCTCTGTTGTTGGCGGGAATAATGAGACCGACCGGTTGGCCTTGCTTGAGTTCAAAGCCAAGATCATTGATGATCCTCTCCAGGTTTTGAGCTCTTGGAATGATAGCATCCACTTTTGTCAATGGCGAGGGGTTACTTGTGGCCGTCGACATCAGAGGGTCATTGTGTTGGACCTACGAACTTCGAAACTGGTAGGGTCCATATCACCCCATGTtggaaatttaagttttttgaaGAATCTAACACTCTCAAACAACAGCTTTCATGATGAAATTCCTTCAGAAATTGATCGTTTACGCAGATTGCAAAACCTACGTTTGTACAATAACACACTTAGCGGaaaaattccaagaaatttatcccATTGCGCCAACCTCAGAAAAATTCATTTGGCTCACAACCTTTTGGACGGGGAAATCCCTACAACTTTTGGCACTTTGTCAAAACTCCAAATcgtttcttttgaaaaaaataatttgacagGAAGTATCCCACCTTTTTTCGGTAACTTATCCTCTCTAGAAGTGTTTACTACAACTTATAATAACTTGGGTGGGAGTATCCCTACTTCTTTTGGCCAATTGTCAAAACTTACATTTTTTGGTGTTGCAGCAAATAGGTTGTCTGGAAGAATTCCTCCCTCAATCTTCAATTTGTCTTTGTTACATACGTTTGATGTAGGAGTCAACCAAATCCAAGGGCATCTTCCATCGGACATAGGTATCACTCTACCAAATATCGAAATATTTAGCATTCACTCCAATCAATTTACTGGAACTATCCCTCTTTCAATATCTAATGCCTCAAATCTAAATAAACTTGGACTTTCCTACAATAAACTAAGAGGAAGAGTTCCTTCTTTGGAGAAGTTAAATAGAGTTTCATTTTTTCTCATGGCTTTTAATGAGCTTGGAAATGGAGGGGCAAATGACTTGAGTTTTCTCTGTTCTTTGACAAATTCTACATATCTAACCGATTTAGAGATAAGCTACAATAACTTTGGGGGAGAGTTGCCCAAGTGCATTGCCAATTTCTCAACTACTCTCAACTTTTTGagtctaaataataataatatatctgGAAACATTCCTACTAGAATAGAAAATTTGGCCAATTTGGAGTTACTATCTATGGGGGATAATAAATTATCAGGTCATATTCCTTTTGAAATTGGAAAGCTTCATAAGTTACAATATTTGGATTTATCTGCAAACAATTTCTTTGGGAACATTCCATCTTCTATTGGAAATTCAACTACTTTGATAACTTTGTTTTTAGAAGATAATAATCTTCAAGGAAGCATCCCCTTAAGTCTAGGCAAGTGTGAAAATGTGATTCATTTGAATCTTGCTAAAAACAAACTCAATGGTACCATACCATATCAAGTAATTGGTCTCTCATTCTCACCAATTTTTCTAGACTTGTCAGCCAACAAATTTACTGGTGTCCTTCCTACAGAAGTAgggaattttaaaaatttagaatgcTTGGATATTTCTgaaaacatgtttggaaaaaTTCCAACAAGTCTTGGTAGTTGTGTAAAACTAGAATTTCTAGCCATGAGAAGCAACTTCTTTCAAGGGGTCATTCCTTCTTCTTTGGAATCCTTAAGGGGCCTTCAAGTTTTAGATCTTTCTAAAAACAATTTCTCTGGcaatattccaaaatttttggagAGCTTTATCTTCTTGGAGTTATTGAATTTGTCTTATAACAATTTTGAAGGGGAGGTACCAACAAATGGAGTTTTCAAGAACATAAGTGCAACCGTGATTAAGGGAAACAGTAAGTTATGTGGAGGTATGCCAAAGTATGATCTTCCTATATGCAAATACAATAAACCCAAGAAGAGGAAGTTGACTCTTTCCTTGAAGCTAATAATCTCTATAGTTTCTGGCCTTCTTGGAGTAACTTTGGTAATGTTATTTTTACTTCTCCacactttaaaaagaaaaaggagagaaagtattttaaataattcaGGAAATTTAATATTGAATGTATCTTACCAAAGTCTCCTAAAAGCTACAGATGCATTCTCTACCACTAATTTAATTGGTGTGGGTAGCTTTGGATCAGTGTATAGAGGAATTCTTGATAATGATAGATGTAAAGTTGCTGTCAAGGTGTTCAACCTTTTGCACCATGGAGCTACCAAAAGTTTTATTGCTGAATGTGAGGCTTTGCGAAATATCAGACATCGGAATCTGGTAAAGGTACTCACAACATGTTCAAGTGTTGACTATCAAGGTCAAGATTTCAAAGCATTGGTATATGAGTTCATGACTAATGGCAACCTAGATGAGTGGTTGCATCCAATTTCAAGAACAAATGAGGTTcctgaaaaacaaaagaatttgaATCTTCTTCAAAGATTGAATATTGCTATTGATGTTGCAAATGCATTGGAATATCTTCATCATCATTGCCATACACCAATTGTTCATTGCGACCTCAAGCCTAGCAATGTTCTTCTCGATGATGAAATGATTGGACATGTCGGTGACTTTGGCTTGGCAAGGTTCCTTTATGAGGCCACCCAAGAGCATTTCACAAATCAATCAAGCTCTTTCGGATTCAGAGGAACAATTGGTTATGCTCCGCCAG AATATGGTATAGGAAATGAGGTGTCAATTAATGGTGATGTCTATAGTTATGGTATACTATTATTGGAGATGTTCACAGGAAAAAGGCCAACTGataacattttcaaaaacaactTGAACCTTCATAATTTCGTTAGAGGATCTTTGCCAGAACAAGTGATTAATATTGTGGATCCTATTATTCTTTGGAAAAGAGAAGATATGGAAACAAGGACAAATGATACTCACATTCAAAATCAGATAGGAAGTCCCAAGATTCTAGAGTGCTTGATTTTGATATTTGGAATTGGAGTTTCTTGTTCTATGGAATCTCCAAGAGAAAGGATGAACATTAGTGATGTTGTAGCTCAATTGCATTTGATTAGAGAAAAGCTCCTCAAAACAAGAAGATGCTGA